Part of the Bacteriovorax sp. BAL6_X genome, AGCGATATAGCTCACATCTTGAACATTTTAGTACTTTTTGTACGAATACAAAATCATTGCTCACGTTAGGACTTTGTGCCTTTGCTATTGTGCTTTCTTTTGACTTCCTTTGGACTCCAACAAGTACAAACTTCCGTGATCTGGGTATCCTTTCTTCAATAAATTCAAAAAACCACGTTTATACTCCTTACAATACTTATAATTTCAAAGAGACTAATCCTTTCTTCAAAAGCCTGCACCTTGGATTTCTTTCATCGATTGATAAAAAGACTCTTGAAGACACATTAATTGCTCATATGGAGTATCCAATAAATGTAAGGGCCAAGAAATATATCTCTTCTTTGCTTCACTTTGCTGAAGAAAGACAACTTGACCCACTTTGGGTTATCTCAATTGCATGGACGGAAAGTCACTTTAATCCGACAGCACAAAGTTACGTAAAGGCCCAAGGTCTTATGCAAATTATGCCAAAAACTGGGGTCTTCCTTCATAAGCTTCTAAAAAAGTCTCTTAACAAAGATGATATTATTGAGATTCTTCGTGTCCCTCATGTAAATATGGAGCTTGGTGTTTACTATCTTAGTCGTCTCTATAAGAGATTTGGGCTTTATCGCTATGCAACGGTTGCCTACAATATGGGGCCGGGGTTTGTGAGGCAGAGCCTTCGCTTTAATCGTCCTGTTGGAATTAAAAACGTTTACTACGACAAAGTTAAAAAGAATTATAAGAAGATGCTGGCAGCAGTTGAAACACTAAATAAGCGTTCACGCTCACTGGGCGTTGAGTCAATCCTTCACAAGAATAATCATAAATTTGACCTCAATTACTACCTCGGTATGGATATTGTTCCTAATGTAGAGGAAAAAATTGCTAAAAAAGAACCCTCTAAGTCACGCTTTGCAAAAAACTCATAATTCAGCGAGTCATCTTTTCAACTTCAAATAGCTATTAAAAATTGCTATATTCATCCCTTATAAATTACACGAATAAGGAAGTTGTATGACATATTCATCAGTTATTGCAATTGATGGCCCAAGTGGGAGCGGAAAATCAACTGTAGCTAAGCTGTTGGCCAAGGAACTAGGTATCCTTTATATCGACACTGGTGCAATGTTCCGCGCCTTAGCCTTTGCTGCAAATGAGAAGGGGATTGACCTTCAAAACCACGCGGCAGTTGAATCATTTTTAAAAGAAATTAAGCTTGAATATGGGCAAGTAGACGCCCTAGTGAAAGTTGATGGTGTGGATCTGTCTCAAAAAATTAGAGAACACCACGTATCTAAGCTTGCTTCGATCATTTCACAAATTCCTGTTGTAAGAACAATGCTTCTAGATTTTCAAAGGTCAATCGCAAATGAAAAGGTTTGTGTTATGGAAGGCCGTGATATTGGAACGATTGTCTTCCCTAATGCCTTTACCAAGTTCTTTGTGACAGCATCGATCGATATTCGTGCGCAAAGAAGATATGATCAGCTAATGGAGAAAGGTCAACACGATATCGATCTTGAACAGCTTAAGCGTGATGTAAAAAAGCGTGACGAAAAAGATATGGGCCGTGAAGTGGCCCCTCTTGTAAAGGCCTTCGATGCAACACTTGTTGATACAAGTGAAATGGATATCGACAAGGTTATTTCGACACTTAAAGAAAATGTAAAAATTCGTGCAAAAGAGGTTGGAATAGAGTTGTGAAATACTTAATCAGTCGCACAGACGCCATTGGCCAGAATATTCTAACAATGCCAATGGCCCAGGCCATTAAAGAAATGGATCCAAATGCGACTGTAGCAATGATCACATCGCCGACTTCGGTCATTCTTTATAAAAACCATCCCTAT contains:
- a CDS encoding lytic transglycosylase domain-containing protein, giving the protein MNVFEIISSAAHYNFLLTRRAGSIAVKDHHMKAPSERYSSHLEHFSTFCTNTKSLLTLGLCAFAIVLSFDFLWTPTSTNFRDLGILSSINSKNHVYTPYNTYNFKETNPFFKSLHLGFLSSIDKKTLEDTLIAHMEYPINVRAKKYISSLLHFAEERQLDPLWVISIAWTESHFNPTAQSYVKAQGLMQIMPKTGVFLHKLLKKSLNKDDIIEILRVPHVNMELGVYYLSRLYKRFGLYRYATVAYNMGPGFVRQSLRFNRPVGIKNVYYDKVKKNYKKMLAAVETLNKRSRSLGVESILHKNNHKFDLNYYLGMDIVPNVEEKIAKKEPSKSRFAKNS
- the cmk gene encoding (d)CMP kinase; protein product: MTYSSVIAIDGPSGSGKSTVAKLLAKELGILYIDTGAMFRALAFAANEKGIDLQNHAAVESFLKEIKLEYGQVDALVKVDGVDLSQKIREHHVSKLASIISQIPVVRTMLLDFQRSIANEKVCVMEGRDIGTIVFPNAFTKFFVTASIDIRAQRRYDQLMEKGQHDIDLEQLKRDVKKRDEKDMGREVAPLVKAFDATLVDTSEMDIDKVISTLKENVKIRAKEVGIEL